The following coding sequences are from one Melanotaenia boesemani isolate fMelBoe1 chromosome 19, fMelBoe1.pri, whole genome shotgun sequence window:
- the LOC121629722 gene encoding bone morphogenetic protein 10-like, which translates to MTSSVFPNTGFGHTLTAMLLLTSLSWSSPIKSAESHRRTSLDVDVGDDPLFNAQDFLSHFLSTLNLTRPKSQTRSLAAHKEPLPEYMLELYNRFANDHTAVPSANIVRSYKNEDSTPYRIRSNGVRIYPLLFNISMPHHEHITVAELRLFTLVQKAQRPYAGSDCKVTIYKIHEGVVWTKEVGKEGRGRDKEEVVEMKDLEELVTKHIHAKDNSWVSFDLTYVVKIWRKSGCATHRLEVHIANLGSEDDRATKEGDSLVEIDIDRTLEEKHNAVMIVFSDDQSQAHKQEREELDHMIKHENDLPEGMGRSQQPSWKHVNPNDGRANHDELDEQSVMELQSNLIYDTPPRIRRNVKSESCRRTPLFVDFKDIGWDSWIIQPQGYEAYKCNGVCNPPLTSEVSPTKHAIVQTRLSIASPEKASRACCVPTKLEPISLLYHDNGVVTFNHKYEGMVVAECGCR; encoded by the exons ATGACTTCTTCAGTTTTCCCCAACACTGGGTTTGGCCACACTTTGACCGCTATGCTTCTGTTAACCAGTTTGAGCTGGAGCAGTCCAATCAAGTCTGCTGAAAGCCACCGCAGGACATCACTTGATGTGGATGTGGGAGATGATCCACTCTTCAATGCACAGGACTTTCTGAGCCACTTTCTATCCACACTGAACCTCACTAGGCCGAAGTCCCAGACCAGGTCTCTAGCTGCCCATAAAGAGCCACTGCCTGAGTACATGCTGGAGCTCTACAACCGATTTGCAAATGACCACACTGCTGTGCCGTCTGCCAACATTGTTCGCAGTTACAAGAATGAAG attcCACCCCATACAGAATAAGATCCAATGGTGTAAGGATATATCCCCTGCTGTTCAATATCTCCATGCCCCACCATGAACACATAACAGTAGCTGAGCTTCGTCTATTCACTTTGGTACAGAAGGCCCAAAGACCATATGCTGGCTCTGACTGCAAGGTGACAATCTACAAGATACATGAGGGTGTTGTTTGGACAAAAGAGGTGGGGAAAGAAGGGAGAGGGAGGGATAAAGAGGAGGTTGTGGAGATGAAAGATTTGGAAGAACTGGTGACAAAGCATATCCATGCCAAAGATAATAGCTGGGTGTCATTTGACCTCACTTATGTGGTTAAAATATGGCGGAAATCAGGGTGTGCAACTCACAGACTGGAGGTTCATATTGCAAATCTAGGGTCGGAGGACGATAGGGCCACAAAAGAGGGTGATAGTTTGGTTGAGATTGATATTGACAGGACCTTGGAGGAGAAACACAATGCAGTTATGATTGTATTCTCAGATGATCAGAGCCAAGCCCACAAACAGGAGAGAGAAGAGCTTGACCACATGATTAAACACGAGAACGACCTTCCTGAAGGCATGGGAAGGAGCCAGCAACCTTCCTGGAAGCATGTAAATCCCAATGATGGCCGTGCTAACCACGATGAGCTGGATGAACAGTCTGTCATGGAGCTGCAGTCCAACCTTATCTACGACACACCTCCTCGAATCCGTCGCAATGTTAAGAGCGAGTCATGCAGGAGGACACCACTCTTTGTGGATTTTAAAGACATTGGCTGGGACTCGTGGATCATCCAGCCTCAAGGCTATGAAGCATACAAGTGCAATGGTGTGTGCAACCCACCCTTGACCTCTGAGGTCTCGCCTACCAAACATGCCATAGTGCAGACACGTTTGAGCATCGCGAGTCCCGAGAAAGCGTCTCGTGCCTGCTGTGTGCCCACAAAATTGGAGCCAATCTCACTTCTTTATCATGATAATGGAGTGGTCACTTTCAACCACAAGTATGAAGGAATGGTGGTGGCAGAGTGTGGCTGTAGATAG